In one Bacteroidota bacterium genomic region, the following are encoded:
- a CDS encoding aspartate carbamoyltransferase catalytic subunit gives MPNPSASPIGNPISEIQHLQHRHLLGLETYSAAEIRLLLRTAREFRSVLDRPIKRVPSLRGVTVVNLFFEPSTRTRISFELAEKRLSADTVNFSASGSSVSKGETLKDTARNIEAMKIDLVVIRHKSAGAPHFLTRCIDSAVVNAGDGAHEHPTQALLDAYTIADLDLPKFLDADGTNRLARGDFSGLRVSILGDVAHSRVARSNAYALTKLGAEVTFCGPRTMLPVEAETLGVRVTDRLDEALDGCDVAMALRIQLERQAGGLFPSLREYHARYGIGLHHLDRHPDLVVMHPGPVNRGVELATEVVDHERAVILDQVTNGVAVRMAVLFLLAPGARE, from the coding sequence ATGCCCAACCCGTCTGCTTCTCCAATCGGAAATCCGATATCGGAAATCCAACATCTCCAGCATCGCCACCTGCTCGGGCTGGAGACCTACTCCGCCGCCGAGATCCGGCTCCTGCTCCGCACCGCGCGCGAGTTCCGCAGCGTCCTCGACCGCCCGATCAAGCGCGTGCCGAGCCTGCGCGGCGTGACGGTCGTGAACCTCTTCTTCGAGCCGTCGACGCGCACGCGGATCTCCTTTGAGCTCGCCGAGAAGCGGCTCTCGGCCGACACGGTCAACTTCTCGGCGTCGGGCTCGTCCGTGTCGAAGGGCGAGACCCTCAAGGACACCGCGCGCAACATCGAGGCGATGAAGATCGACCTCGTCGTGATCCGGCATAAGTCGGCCGGCGCGCCGCATTTCCTCACCCGCTGCATCGACTCGGCCGTGGTGAACGCGGGCGACGGCGCGCACGAGCACCCCACGCAGGCCCTCCTCGACGCCTACACCATCGCCGATCTCGACCTCCCCAAGTTCCTCGACGCCGACGGGACCAACCGCCTCGCGCGCGGCGACTTCTCGGGCCTGCGCGTCTCGATCCTCGGCGACGTGGCGCACAGCCGCGTGGCGCGCTCGAACGCCTACGCGCTCACCAAGCTTGGGGCCGAGGTCACGTTCTGCGGCCCACGCACGATGCTGCCCGTCGAGGCGGAGACGCTCGGCGTCCGCGTCACCGACCGCCTTGACGAGGCGCTCGACGGCTGCGACGTGGCGATGGCGCTCCGCATCCAGCTCGAACGGCAGGCGGGCGGGCTGTTCCCGAGCCTCCGCGAGTACCACGCGCGCTACGGCATCGGCCTCCACCACCTCGATCGGCACCCCGACCTCGTCGTGATGCACCCCGGCCCGGTGAACCGCGGCGTCGAACTCGCGACGGAGGTCGTCGACCACGAGCGCGCCGTCATCCTCGACCAGGTCACGAACGGTGTCGCCGTGCGCATGGCGGTGCTGTTTCTACTGGCGCCAGGTGCCCGTGAGTGA